A stretch of Motacilla alba alba isolate MOTALB_02 chromosome 18, Motacilla_alba_V1.0_pri, whole genome shotgun sequence DNA encodes these proteins:
- the UTS2R gene encoding urotensin-2 receptor isoform X1, translated as MSLSDELESHFSSTPSMVTDTGEDSVFRIRPNVSANATGDGAWAAGSTEDMIAICTIGAILSLMCVVGVTGNVYTLLVMCHYLRSSASMYIYIINLALADLLYLLTIPFIVGTYFIQKWYFGDIGCRILFSLDFLTMHASIFTLTVMSTERYLAVLKPLDTVKRSKSYRKAIAVVIWLVSLLLTLPMLIMIQLVQRDNKSICLPTWSKLSYKVYLTILFGTSIVGPGVVIGYLYIRLAKIYWVSQTASFKQTKRLPNQKVLYLIFTIVLVFWACFLPFWIWQLLFQYYESFPLSPKVMKNINYLTTCLTYSNSCINPFLYTLLTKNYREYLKNRQRSLSSSSAYFQRRNRFQRISGRSLSTSSQHCTETYVLAHAPLGNSNA; from the coding sequence ATGTCCCTGAGTGACGAGCTGGAGAGCCACTTCTCCAGCACCCCCTCCATGGTGACAGACACAGGTGAGGACAGCGTGTTCAGAATCAGGCCCAACGTCTCGGCCAATGCCACCGGGGACGGCGCGTGGGCAGCCGGCTCCACGGAGGACATGATTGCCATCTGCACCATCGGGGCCATCCTGTCGCTCATGTGCGTGGTTGGGGTGACAGGCAACGTCTACACCCTGCTGGTGATGTGCCACTACCTGCGATCCTCTGCCTCCATGTACATTTACATCATCAACCTGGCCCTGGCCGACCTGCTCTACCTCCTCACCATCCCCTTCATCGTCGGCACCTACTTCATCCAGAAGTGGTACTTTGGGGACATTGGCTGCCGCATCCTGTTCAGCCTGGACTTCCTCACCATGCACGCCAGCATCTTCACCCTCACAGTCATGAGCACGGAGCGCTACCTGGCCGTGCTGAAGCCCCTGGACACGGTGAAGAGGTCCAAGAGCTACCGCAAGGCCATTGCTGTGGTGATCTGGctggtgtcactgctgctcaccCTGCCCATGCTCATCATGATCCAGCTGGTGCAAAGGGACAACAAAAGCATTTGCCTGCCCACCTGGAGCAAGCTGTCCTACAAAGTTTATCTCACCATCCTTTTTGGCACCAGCATCGTGGGCCCGGGGGTGGTCATTGGCTACCTTTACATCCGCCTGGCTAAGATTTACTGGGTGTCCCAGACTGCTTCCTTCAAGCAGACCAAGAGGCTGCCCAACCAGAAGGTGCTCTACTTAATCTTCACCATAGTGCTGGTCTTCTGGGCTTGCTTCTTGCCTTTTTGGATATGGCAGCTCCTCTTCCAGTATTATGAATCCTTCCCTTTATCTCCCAAGGTGATGAAGAACATTAATTACTTGACAACCTGCCTGACCTACAGCAACAGCTGCATCAACCCCTTCCTCTACACCCTGCTCACCAAAAACTACCGGGAGTACCTGAAGAACAGGCAGCggtccctcagcagcagcagcgcatACTTCCAGAGGAGGAATCGTTTCCAGAGGATTTCAGGGAGATCCCTGTCCAcgagcagccagcactgcacagagaCTTACGTCCTTGCCCACGCTCCTTTGGGAAACAGCAATGCCTGA
- the UTS2R gene encoding urotensin-2 receptor isoform X2, with protein MSLSDELESHFSSTPSMVTDTGEDSVFRIRPNVSANATGDGAWAAGSTEDMIAICTIGAILSLMCVVGVTGNVYTLLVMCHYLRSSASMYIYIINLALADLLYLLTIPFIVGTYFIQKWYFGDIGCRILFSLDFLTMHASIFTLTVMSTERYLAVLKPLDTVKRSKSYRKAIAVVIWLVSLLLTLPMLIMIQLVQRDNKSICLPTWSKLSYKVYLTILFGTSIVGPGVVIGYLYIRLAKIYWVSQTASFKQTKRLPNQKVMKNINYLTTCLTYSNSCINPFLYTLLTKNYREYLKNRQRSLSSSSAYFQRRNRFQRISGRSLSTSSQHCTETYVLAHAPLGNSNA; from the exons ATGTCCCTGAGTGACGAGCTGGAGAGCCACTTCTCCAGCACCCCCTCCATGGTGACAGACACAGGTGAGGACAGCGTGTTCAGAATCAGGCCCAACGTCTCGGCCAATGCCACCGGGGACGGCGCGTGGGCAGCCGGCTCCACGGAGGACATGATTGCCATCTGCACCATCGGGGCCATCCTGTCGCTCATGTGCGTGGTTGGGGTGACAGGCAACGTCTACACCCTGCTGGTGATGTGCCACTACCTGCGATCCTCTGCCTCCATGTACATTTACATCATCAACCTGGCCCTGGCCGACCTGCTCTACCTCCTCACCATCCCCTTCATCGTCGGCACCTACTTCATCCAGAAGTGGTACTTTGGGGACATTGGCTGCCGCATCCTGTTCAGCCTGGACTTCCTCACCATGCACGCCAGCATCTTCACCCTCACAGTCATGAGCACGGAGCGCTACCTGGCCGTGCTGAAGCCCCTGGACACGGTGAAGAGGTCCAAGAGCTACCGCAAGGCCATTGCTGTGGTGATCTGGctggtgtcactgctgctcaccCTGCCCATGCTCATCATGATCCAGCTGGTGCAAAGGGACAACAAAAGCATTTGCCTGCCCACCTGGAGCAAGCTGTCCTACAAAGTTTATCTCACCATCCTTTTTGGCACCAGCATCGTGGGCCCGGGGGTGGTCATTGGCTACCTTTACATCCGCCTGGCTAAGATTTACTGGGTGTCCCAGACTGCTTCCTTCAAGCAGACCAAGAGGCTGCCCAACCAGAAG GTGATGAAGAACATTAATTACTTGACAACCTGCCTGACCTACAGCAACAGCTGCATCAACCCCTTCCTCTACACCCTGCTCACCAAAAACTACCGGGAGTACCTGAAGAACAGGCAGCggtccctcagcagcagcagcgcatACTTCCAGAGGAGGAATCGTTTCCAGAGGATTTCAGGGAGATCCCTGTCCAcgagcagccagcactgcacagagaCTTACGTCCTTGCCCACGCTCCTTTGGGAAACAGCAATGCCTGA